Within Synechococcus sp. NB0720_010, the genomic segment AGGTGGCCTGGCCGATGAATCGGCTCCAACTGCTCTTGGCTTTGGCCTGGGCTTGCTTGAGCAGCTCCAGTGCCGTGCCCCCAAAGGCGGCCCCCAGCAGTCCGAGCTGGAGTAAGGCGCGACGACGCATTCGCAGCTGCTGTGCTGCTGGTTCTCTAGCCAGGGCGGGCGGTGTTGTCGCATCCGCAACGCCGTTCTTGGGTCAGCCTCGATAGGATTTGCGAGATCCGTTAGCAGTGATGTGGCGGCGCAGAACCCTTCGGGCGGAAGCGTTGCCGGATGCATTGCCGGCTAACAACAACCCCCACAGGAGGAGGTGCCCGTGTCCCACAGTTGTAAGAAGCAGGGTCTGCTGATCGCGGAGAACGCCGGCTGATTTCGGCGCCTCGTTCCTAGATCAAACGGTTCCGCGTCAGAGCGGACCCGGCGAGAGCCCCCGGTTCCTTTCGAGGAATCGGGGGCATCGTTTTGACTGGTGCCCTCAGCGTGATTGCGCGGCTCGGCTGAGATCCGGTTGGCGCATCAGCGCCAGGACTCCGACTAGGCAGGGGATGGCGAGGGTGCAGAGACGAAGCAGCAGCGTCACCGCCAGGGCCTGGGAGCGATCGGCCCCGTAGAGCATCGCCAGGCCAATCGAGGTGGCCTCACTGGTGCCCAAACCTGCCGGCAGCAGCGAGATCACCCCGCCGAGGCCGGTCGCGGTGCGGATCACGGCGGTTTGGTGCAGGCTCAGCTCAACGCCCAGGGCGTGATACAGCGCCACCAGCAGGCCTGCCTCGATCATCCAGCAGACGCAGGCCAGCAGGGTGCCGGCGATCAGGGGCTTGGGTTTCATCAACTGGCGCATCCGGCCCATGGCCAGCAGCGCTTCCCGCAGCAGCCGAATCAGGCCGTTCCAGCGTTGATGCAGGGGCAAACTCTCGAGCCAATGCTCCAGGCGCCGCAGGACCCGCGGGTGGGTCAACACCCAGCCACCGACCCCGAGGACCGCCAGGCCAATCAGCATGGCGATCCAGACCTGCTCCCCAAGGCCCCAGCTGAGCACCAGTAGCGCACTGGCGAGATCCGCCAGGCGCTCGGCCAAGGTGATGCCCACACCCACGGTCAGCGGGAAGCCGTGGCGCCGCTGCAGCCAGAGGCCGCGCACCGCCTCGCCGCTGCGGCCGGGGGCTGCAATCAAGGCCAGGCCTGCGGCGTAGATCTTTGCGGCGGGTTTCAGGGACAGGGGAAAGCCCAGTTGGCGCAGGTAATAGGACCAGCGCCCGATCAGCACCAGATGGCTACCCAGGCAGATGGCGGGCGCCAGGATCCACCAGCGCCAGTGCAGTTGCCCCAGGGTCGCGCTGACCTCCTGGATTCCAAAGGCCGTGGTCAGTCCGAGGTAAATCGCTAGGGCTGCGACCAACCCAAAGAGCCAACGGCGCCGCATCAGGGAATGAACCGCAACTTGCGGGCGGCATAGAGACACATCTGACCCAGGATCAGGCCTTCTTTGACGTGGGCGATGTTCGAGCTCCCGTAGCTGCGCTCTTGGTAGCGAACTGGGACCTCCACGATCTTCAGGTTCAACTTGCTGGCGCCAAACAGCAGGTCAAAGTCTCCAAAGGGGTCGAAGTCACCGAAGTAACTGCGACCGGCCTTGAGCCGTTCGTAGTCGTCCTTCCAGATCACCTTCGTGCCGCAGAGGGTGTCCTTGAGCCGTTGACGCAGCAACCAGGAGAAGGCGGCGGCAAAAAAGCGGTTGGCTGCCGTGTTCAGCGGTGGCATCGCCTCCCAGCTGCGGGGGTAGACCAGGCGGCAGCCGTTGACGAACTCCCCGCGTCCATCGGCCATGGCCTGGGCGAAGCGCGGCAGATCCTCCGGCCTGACGGTCAGATCGGCATCGAGGATCATCAGCACATCCCCCTCGGCCTGATCAAAGCCCAGCCAGACCGCATCGGCTTTGCCCTTGCCGGTCTGGCGGAATTTCTTCAGGCGCATCGGGCCTTGGTAGGTCGCGCAGACCCGCTCGATCTCCTCCCAGGTGTTGTCGGAGGAATGCCCCTCGACAAAGATCACCTCGGTGAAGCGGCCCAGTTCCGGCAACCGCTCAATCGCCGGTGCGATGTTTCCGGCTTCGTTGCGGGCCGGGATGACCACGCTGACGCTGGGGTTCTGGCGCTGCTGACGGGCCGGCCGGGCCACCATCCAATGGGTCAGCCCCAGGTTGTCGATCAGCGGCAGTTGGCTCAGCCAACGGTTCGCCAAGGGGGTGATCAAGGGAATCTGGCGCGGGACCAAGCAGCGCTGGCCCTCTTTGAGCACCTCCCAGCTCGCAAGATCCAGCAGGTTGCGGACGTCGTTGGGGGTCAGCCAGCTCTCGGGCGGTTGCGGTTGCCGTTGACCCAGGCGCTCGGCGGTCTTCAGTAGCGGTTGCCAGAGCCAATTGTGGAAACTCACCACCAGGCGTGTACGCGGGTGGCAAAAGGCCTCGAGCCGCTCCAGCACTCCTTGCACGTCCTGCAGCGTGTTCAGGGTGTTCGGCAGCAGGATCACATCGAACGGCTGGGTTTCGCCGATGGACGCCGGGGTCATCGTCTCGGCGTTGGTCGCCAGGATCCGGAGCTCCGGGTGCCGCTCGCGGGCAACAGCGGCGACATCTGGATCCAGCTCGATGCCCACCCCATGGGCCGGTTGCAGATGGGCCAGCAGATCGCCGCTGCCGCAGCCCACCTCCAGCACCCGCAGGCCCGGTGGCACCAGCAGTTGGTGCAGACGCTCCAGGTCGGCGTAATAGGTGCGGTTGCGCTGGCGGAAGTGGATCTGCTGGCTCGGGGCGGTCATGAACGAAGCAGGTGGAGGGTCTGGGGCAGATCCAGGCGCAGGGCACTGGCCACGATGCGCAGGGTGCGCAGGGTGGAGTTGTTGGGGCTCATCTTCGCTGCTTGATCCAGCGCGACCTGCGCTTGGGCGGGCCGAAAGCGATAAAGCTCCACGACTCCAAGCCCCAGCAGTGCATTCGGATTGGAGGGATCCAGGGCCTTGATCTGGGTCAAGGTCTGCGCCGCATCGTCGGCGTGGCGCTGCAGGGCCTGGGCTAGAGCCAGGCTGTAGAGGTCGTTCAGGTCACCGGGATCGTCCTGGAGCCGGGCCCGCAGGATCGTCTCGGCGTCGCTCAAATAGACCTGCTCCGGGTCGCTTTGGTTGAGCTGTCCGACCTTGGAGAAGAGGCTGTCCAGTTCGCCGCGGCGCAGTTGTCCCCCCAGCTGACGCAGCAGGGCGACGCGGTTGGCCGTGCGTTCACCGGGATCGCCCTGCCTGGGTTGGAGCAGCACTGCTTGATCGGCCGGCAGCTGGACGGCCTGCCGCTGGCCATTGGCCTTCAGCAGTTGCAGCTCAGCGCTCCAGGCCCCGTCGCTGTTGGCACCGTCACTCAGGGCCAGCTGTTGCTGAACTTCGAGGCATCCCTTGGGTAAGCGCAGCAGGCCCTGGCCCAGGGCCTGGTCGGCTTCGAGCCGTTGCTCCCCTTGGCGCAGGGTCAGCAGCAGCTTGGATCCCTGCAGGGTGGCGCTGGGCCCTGAGACCCGGACATCCAGGCCACCTGGAATCGCCGTGATCGAGCCGCTGAGCTTGGCCGGGCAGCTGATCGCTGCGGTGCGCACGCTCAGTTGCTTGCGGCGCAGCAGTTGCGCCTGGCTGCCATCGGGCAGGGGCCAGCTGCCCACCTGCTCGAAGTGGGGCGAGTTCTGCAGCAGTTCGCTTTGGCGGGCCTGCCGCTCATCGCTCATCACCCCCTGGTCTCCGCCTTTGCGGAGGAACCAGTCGAAGTTGCTGAGTTCTTCCTCCAGTCGCTCCTTGGGGGCCACGGTCTGGCGGGCGGCCAGGCGGAACTGCTGGCGCCGTCCCTCGGCTTCGAGGTTGAAGGCGTTGAGGCCTTCACTGTCCGGGAGCACCGCCAGGGTCGAGAGCTGATTGGGGCTGGTGCTGCGGACGCGGGCCACGATCGCCTCGATGGGCCAGCCCCCCTGGGGGTTGGGGCGGTGGGGCGGAAAGCTGCTGAGCTTGGGTCCCCAGCCGAATTGGCTCCAGAGCGCCCCCAGCAGCGCGACCAGCACCAGCGCCCCCTGCCAAAGGGGTGCCCAGCGGCGCTCGACGCTGGCGACGATCAAGGCCAAGGCAATGGCCAGCTGCGGCAGCAGGGGCAGGACGAAGCGGAAGTCCTTGCTGGTCATCAGGATGCAGATCAGCAGTCCCCCCAGGGGAAAGCTCAGCCACCAGATCAGCCAGGTCTTGTCTGGGTGGAGTTGCGGTCTGCGCTCCACCAGCGCGATGACTCCGCCCACCAGCACCAGCGCCGTCAGGCTGCTGCCCAGCATTGCCGGCAGCAATTTCAGGTAGTAGAGCCAACCCTCCAGGCTGTTGGCCTCCAGGCCGTCCTGGTAGGCGACCCCCCACTGGCGGGCCTTGTTGATGGTGCTCAGGATGGTCAGCCAGTTCTGGCTGAACCAGGGCCAGACCAGGAGCCAGGCGATGACGCTGGCCGTGGCGCCGTGCAGCAAAGGCCGCCATTGGCCGCGCCGCGCCGCGCGCAGGCCCCCGATCAGGAACAGCAGCAGGGGGAGCCAGAGCAGCACCAAGCCCGTCGGCCGGGTCAGGGCCACCAGCCCCAGTCCGATTCCGCTGAGGACGGTCCAGAGCCAGCGACGGCCGGCTACAAACCAGCGCCGCTGGCTCAGGATCCACCAGCTGCCGGTCATGACCGCCGTCAGGCTCAGGTCGATCAGGTAGTCGGTGCGTTGATTCAGCAGGGCCGGGGCTGTCGCCACAAACAGGGCGGCCCAGAGCCCCGCGTGGCGGCTGTGCAGTTGCCGGCCTTGGCCGTAGCAGCTCAGCAGCAGGATCCCGTTGAAGACGGCGCCGGAGGCCATAGCACTGCTGAAGCTCGGGCCGAGCAGCTGCAGAACGGGTGCACTGAGCACGTAGGTCAGCGGGCCGCGGTAGCTGGGGGCCTGGGCCCAGAGGCTGTGCCACCAGTCCCCGCTCCAGGGGGCCGGCTGGCTCAGGACCTGCCAGACCCCCAGGGCACGGCTGAGGTGATCGCCTTGGTCCCAGGCCGGCGGGGCCTGGTGCTGCTGAATCCAAAGGCCGTCCAGCAGCAGGCAGAGCAGCCACAGGGCCAGCAGCAGCAGGCCATCGCGCCGGTTCAGTTGCCGCTGGGGCTGCGTACCAAGGTCCATGGGGCCAGATCATCGCCCGAGGCCAGGGGGATCAGCTCGCGATTGGCGGAATCCTGCAGGGCCGCTGTCTCAATCCAGGCCAAGCGGCCTGGCTCCAGCGCCGCCGCGCTCTCCACCTTTGCTCCCAACTGTGGTGTCCCCAGGGCCAGCAGGATCAGCTGGGCATGGGCCTCGCCGCTCAGGGGGCTGCCGCTGATGACCGCGACCGGTTCTGCGGCCAGCAGCGGTTGGATCGCGCCATCGCTGAGGGCCTGGCGCAGCGCTGGAGAACGATCGCTGAACAGGCCCCCCTGCACCAGCAGGCTCAGGGCCAGCCAGGGGCCGATCAACACGGCGGCCAGGACGCGTTTCGGGGTCCGTTGCTGGGGCAGCATCGCCCAGCTCAGGCCCAGGGCCAGGGCCGCCAGACCCAGCAGCGCTGGCGCCAGGGGCGGGATCTCGACTTGGAGCAGGTTTCCGGGGAGCAGCACCAGCGCCCCGGCCAGGCAGAGCAACAGCCCAAGGCCCGCGACGCTCCAGGCGATGGCCCGCGGCCGGGCGATGCCGGATTGCGCGAACAGCCGCAGGCCGCTGGCGGCCCAGATCGCCAGAAAGGGCGTGAGCTGCAGGCCGTAGTAGGGCGTCTTGGTGCGGAAGCAACTCAGCAGCAGCAGTAGACCGAGCGGATAGATCAGCAGCAGCAGCCCCTGCTCCGAGCGCCAGCGCCTCATGCCCCAGACCAGCCCGGCGAGTGCCACCAGGCTCCAGGGCGCGCAGTTGGCTGGGATGTTCCAGAAGTAATAGAGGGGACCGGCGCTGTAGACGTCGCTTTCCGAGAGGAACAGCAGCTTGTCCAGCAGTCCTCCGACGACGCCAGCCCCGTAGTGCTGCAGGCTCAGGCCTAGCCAGAGCCCGACGGGCAGCCAGCCCAGCAGAAGCCCGGACCAGAAGGCGGCTGAGCGCAGCAGGACACGCCGCCGCAACAGCAGGAAGGGCAGCAGGGCCAGCACCGGTAGGGCGACCATGAAGCCCTTGATCAAAAAGGCGGGTCCCAGCCAGGCCCCCGCGGCGAAGCTCCAGCCGCGGGACCGTTTGTCTGCTCGAAGCAGGGCCAGGCCCCCCAGCAGTTCGAGCGCCAGTAGGGGCATGTCCTGGCTGGCCAGGTGGGCGTAGTTAATAAAAAGTGGTGTGAGCGCCAGCACGGCGGCACTGAGCCAGCCCAGTCCTGGGCCCAGCAGGCGATGGGCCAGGCCTGCGGTGAACACCAGAGCCAGGGCAGCCGCGAGCAGGGAGGGCAGGTGCGCGGCCCAGCTGCTGGCACCGAAAAGCTGCTGGCTGCTGGCGATCAGCCACTGCAAACCGACCGTGCGATCAAACAGCGGTTGATCCCACCAGAGGGGCGCGAGCCACTGGCCGCTCTCTTGGATCCAGCGGGCCTGGAGGGCGTAGTAGCCCTCGTCATGGGCCAGGTAGCTGCGGGGCGCAATGCTCAGCAGCAGCGGCATAAACGGCAAAGTGCGCCAGCACAAAAAGAGTGCGTTGGTATACGAAAACAACCCTGCTTTGTATCTCTTGTTACTAGTCATTGCAGGTTGTGGCACACCCGATGTTTCTGGCTAGGGGGTCGGTTCCACATCATCGCCGGGGGCCTTGTGCCCTTCTCCTCGTTTTGGTGTGAGGACCAATGAAACTGTTCCAGAAGCTTCTTCTGGCGCCTGCAGCTCTGGGCCTTCTGGCTCCCGTTGCTGCAAACGCCGCTGACGTCAACATCGCTGGCCTGAGCCAGTACGGCACCGAAGAGCAGGTGACTTCGATCACCCAGTTCTCCGACGTGCAGCCCACCGACTGGGCCTATCAGGCACTGAGCAACCTGATCGAGCGCTACGGCTGCGTCGCTGGCTACCCCAACGGCACCTACCGCGGCAACCGTGCGATGACCCGCTATGAAGCGGCCGCACTGCTGAACGCTTGCCTCGACCGGATCACTGAGGTGACCGACGAGCTGAAGCGCCTGATGAAGGAATTCGAGCGTGAGCTGGCTGTGCTCCGCGGCCGCGTGGACGGCCTCGAGGCCCGCGTGGGCGAACTGGAAGCAACCCAGTTCTCCACCACCACCAAGCTGCGTGGTCTGGCCACCTTCGTGGTGGGCGGTAACAGCTTCAGCGGCACCCAGTACGGCAATCCTGTCAACACTGTGACCCTGCCTGGTGGTGTGGGTGGCTTCGGCACTGCTCCGGGAATCGTCACTCCAACTGCTTCTTCTGGGTTGACCGCTGACGGCCTGCCTATGAATCCCAACCAGGCAAATGCTGTCCTGGGGATTCCTAACTCTCAGTCGAACCGTCGCACCCTTGGCGCAACGACTTTTAACTACGACGTCCGCCTGATTCTGGACTCCAGCTTCACGGGCAGCGATCTTCTTCGCACCGTCCTGCGTGCCGGCAACTTCCTCGGGGCTAACGGCTCTGCTTACGGACAAGGTTTGACCTTCCTCGAAACTGCGTTTGAGGAGCCCGCTGGTGACAACGTTGTCGGCATCAACCGACTTTTTTATAACTTCCCAGTTGGGAAGAGCTTCAGTGTCACGGTCGGTCCGCGAGTCCGCGTTGATGATGCTGGCATGCTCGGCATGTGGCCCAGCGTCTATCCCGCTGACACGGTCCTCGACTTCTTCACTTATGCAGGCTCGCCTGGCGCTTACAACCTGAATGGTTTCGGCGGTGGTGCTGGTCTCACCTACAGCGACGTTCTCGGTGCCAAGGGCGTGACCCTCAGCACCAACTACGTCTCCTCTAACGCTGGTGACGGCAACCCCAATAACGGCGGACTCATGACTGAGGGGTCCTCCTCGGCATCCGTTACTCAGTTGGCCTATACCGGGGGTAAGTTCCCCGTGATTGGTGGTAGCGCCTGGGGTCTGGCAGCTGCATACACCTATGCCCAAAACATGGGTCTTCCTTCAGGCACGATTCTCGCTACGAGGTTCGGAACTGCAGGTAGCAATAACAGTGTCGGTATCAGCGGATACTGGGTCCCCGAGAACACCGGTTGGATTCCTTCGGTCAGCACTGGTTGGGGCACCACCGCTAGTGAGTCATCGACCATCTGGAACAACACCAAATGGGCTCGAAGCAACTCTTGGTACCTTGGTCTCCAGTGGCCTGACACCTTCGTGAAGGGCAATGACCTTGGCATGGCCGTTGGTCAGGCTCCCTTCATGACGACCAACGGTGGTGGTAACAGCACCGATGGTTATGCCAAGGTCGCGGGTACTAACGGCAACCTCGACTCCAACTACATGTGGGAGTGGTGGTACAAGTTCCAGGTGACCGACAACATCACCGTGACCCCGGCTCTGTACTACATCCAGAACTACGACGGTCAGATCGGCAAGATCAACATCAGCAATGGCCAATACAATGCTTCCAGCAATGTGTTCGGCGGCCTGCTGAAGACCACCTTCAAGTTCTGATCCAGAACGCTTAGCGGCCACTCCTCACGCACTTGGCCTCTTCGACCCCGGCTTCGGCCGGGGTTTTTTCATGGCAATTGATCTTTGAGCGCTACAGCACATTGCGGGCCCATGAGGGGTGTGTCTCGATACAGGGCGGAGCAGTGACTGGCACATTCCCTGTTCATGGGAATCCGTTTGTCGGCCATTTTGTGCTCGCGATCACATTTGGTCGTATTCCTCGTTTTGGTGTGAGGACCAATGAAACTGTTCCAGAAGCTTCTTCTGGCGCCTGCAGCTCTGGGCCTTCTGGCTCCTGTTGCTGCAAACGCCGCTGATGTCAACATCGCTGGCCTGAGCCAGTACGGCACCGAAGAGCAGGTGACTTCGATCACCCAGTTCTCCGACGTGCAGCCCACCGACTGGGCTTATCAGGCACTGAGCAACCTGATCGAGCGCTACGGCTGCGTCGCTGGCTACCCCAACGGCACTTACCGCGGCAACCGTGCGATGACCCGCTATGAAGCGGCCGCACTGCTGAACGCTTGCCTCGACCGGATCACTGAGGTGACCGACGAGCTGAAGCGCCTGATGAAGGAATTCGAGCGTGAGCTGGCTGTGCTCCGCGGCCGCGTGGACGGCCTCGAAGCCCGCGTGGGCGAACTGGAAGCAACCCAGTTCTCCACCACCACCAAGCTGCGTGGTCAGGCCACCTTCGTGCTGGGCGCCAACAGCTTTGGCGGTACTCAGTACGGCAACCAGGTCAATCTCAAGCTTCCCGGAGCTGCCGGCCGTTTGATCAACGCCGTCCCTGGTGGCGTTCAGGTTGATCCTCGTGCCTTCGGCGCAACCGCAACCGTCAACGGTGCGCAAGTTGACGCTGGCAATGCACTGATTGGTATCAATCAGGGCGCTCTCGCCGAGATCGGTACTCCTCAGTACAACAAGGCCAACTACGGCGCGACCGTCTTCAACTACGACGTTCGTCTGAACTTCGACACCAGCTTCACCGGCAAGGACCTGCTCCGCACCACCCTGCGTAGCGGCAACTTCTTCGGCAACGGCACCACCGGCATCAGCCCCTACGGCATCGGTCTCACCTTCCTGGAGGTGGCCACCAACTCCGCCAACGTTGCGAACACGGTTGAAGTCAACCGCTTGTTCTACAACTTCCCCGTCGGCAAGAGCTTCAGCGTGACCGCTGGCGCCCTGGTCCGCATGGACGACGCTGGCATGCTCGGCATGTGGCCCAGCGTTTACCCCGCTGACACCGTCCTCGACTTCTTCACCTACGCCGGTGCACCTGGCGCTTACAACACCGGTGGTGGCCTCGGCTCCGGTGCTGGTTTCACCTACAACGACGTGCTCGGTGCCAAGGGCGTGACCCTCAGCACCAACTATGTGTCGGCTAACGGCAATGTTGGTAACCCCAACGTTGGCGGCGGCGGCATCATGACCGAGGGCTCCAGCAGCACCTCTGTGACCCAGCTGGGCTTCACCGGTGACAAGGCTCCCCTGGTTGGTGGTAGCGCATGGGGCTTCGCGGCCGCCTACGCCTACAGCCAGAACATGGCTCTGCCCGTCGGCACTCCTCTGGCTCTGACCACCGGCGTTGGCGCGCTGGGTCAAGGTGTCTCCAGCAACAACGTTGGCCTCAGTGGCTACTGGGTGCCTGAGAACACCGGTTGGATTCCTTCCGTCAGCACCGGTTGGGGCATCACCAGCTTCAACCTGAACACACCCAAGAACAATGTTCTGGGTCTGAATACCACCCGGAACCCTCAGGCCAACTCCTGGTATGTGGGTCTGCAGTGGCCTGACACCTTCGTGAAGGGCAACGATCTGGGTATGGCCGTTGGTCAGGCTCCGTTCATCACCAAGAACGCCGGTGGCAACACCTCCAGCCTCTCGGGTATCAACGGAAACCTCGACTCCAACTACATGTGGGAGTGGTGGTACAAGTTCCAGGTCACCGACAACATCACCGTGACCCCCGCTCTGTACTACATCAACAACTACGGCGGTCAGCTCGGCAAGATCAACATCTCGAATGGCTCTTATAGCGCCAAGAACGATGTGTTCGGCGGCCTGCTGAAGACCACCTTCAAGTTCTGATCCAGAACAACTGGGGCTCTCTCCTCACACTTATGAGCCCCACTTTCTTCTCACACACTGTCCTCAAAGACCTCGATCAACCCCGGCAATCGCCGGGGTTTTTTATTGGCTGGATCCCAGGATGTGAGCGCTG encodes:
- a CDS encoding glycosyltransferase family 39 protein, which gives rise to MDLGTQPQRQLNRRDGLLLLALWLLCLLLDGLWIQQHQAPPAWDQGDHLSRALGVWQVLSQPAPWSGDWWHSLWAQAPSYRGPLTYVLSAPVLQLLGPSFSSAMASGAVFNGILLLSCYGQGRQLHSRHAGLWAALFVATAPALLNQRTDYLIDLSLTAVMTGSWWILSQRRWFVAGRRWLWTVLSGIGLGLVALTRPTGLVLLWLPLLLFLIGGLRAARRGQWRPLLHGATASVIAWLLVWPWFSQNWLTILSTINKARQWGVAYQDGLEANSLEGWLYYLKLLPAMLGSSLTALVLVGGVIALVERRPQLHPDKTWLIWWLSFPLGGLLICILMTSKDFRFVLPLLPQLAIALALIVASVERRWAPLWQGALVLVALLGALWSQFGWGPKLSSFPPHRPNPQGGWPIEAIVARVRSTSPNQLSTLAVLPDSEGLNAFNLEAEGRRQQFRLAARQTVAPKERLEEELSNFDWFLRKGGDQGVMSDERQARQSELLQNSPHFEQVGSWPLPDGSQAQLLRRKQLSVRTAAISCPAKLSGSITAIPGGLDVRVSGPSATLQGSKLLLTLRQGEQRLEADQALGQGLLRLPKGCLEVQQQLALSDGANSDGAWSAELQLLKANGQRQAVQLPADQAVLLQPRQGDPGERTANRVALLRQLGGQLRRGELDSLFSKVGQLNQSDPEQVYLSDAETILRARLQDDPGDLNDLYSLALAQALQRHADDAAQTLTQIKALDPSNPNALLGLGVVELYRFRPAQAQVALDQAAKMSPNNSTLRTLRIVASALRLDLPQTLHLLRS
- a CDS encoding glycosyltransferase; the encoded protein is MTAPSQQIHFRQRNRTYYADLERLHQLLVPPGLRVLEVGCGSGDLLAHLQPAHGVGIELDPDVAAVARERHPELRILATNAETMTPASIGETQPFDVILLPNTLNTLQDVQGVLERLEAFCHPRTRLVVSFHNWLWQPLLKTAERLGQRQPQPPESWLTPNDVRNLLDLASWEVLKEGQRCLVPRQIPLITPLANRWLSQLPLIDNLGLTHWMVARPARQQRQNPSVSVVIPARNEAGNIAPAIERLPELGRFTEVIFVEGHSSDNTWEEIERVCATYQGPMRLKKFRQTGKGKADAVWLGFDQAEGDVLMILDADLTVRPEDLPRFAQAMADGRGEFVNGCRLVYPRSWEAMPPLNTAANRFFAAAFSWLLRQRLKDTLCGTKVIWKDDYERLKAGRSYFGDFDPFGDFDLLFGASKLNLKIVEVPVRYQERSYGSSNIAHVKEGLILGQMCLYAARKLRFIP
- a CDS encoding glycosyltransferase family 39 protein is translated as MPLLLSIAPRSYLAHDEGYYALQARWIQESGQWLAPLWWDQPLFDRTVGLQWLIASSQQLFGASSWAAHLPSLLAAALALVFTAGLAHRLLGPGLGWLSAAVLALTPLFINYAHLASQDMPLLALELLGGLALLRADKRSRGWSFAAGAWLGPAFLIKGFMVALPVLALLPFLLLRRRVLLRSAAFWSGLLLGWLPVGLWLGLSLQHYGAGVVGGLLDKLLFLSESDVYSAGPLYYFWNIPANCAPWSLVALAGLVWGMRRWRSEQGLLLLIYPLGLLLLLSCFRTKTPYYGLQLTPFLAIWAASGLRLFAQSGIARPRAIAWSVAGLGLLLCLAGALVLLPGNLLQVEIPPLAPALLGLAALALGLSWAMLPQQRTPKRVLAAVLIGPWLALSLLVQGGLFSDRSPALRQALSDGAIQPLLAAEPVAVISGSPLSGEAHAQLILLALGTPQLGAKVESAAALEPGRLAWIETAALQDSANRELIPLASGDDLAPWTLVRSPSGN
- a CDS encoding iron uptake porin, with the protein product MKLFQKLLLAPAALGLLAPVAANAADVNIAGLSQYGTEEQVTSITQFSDVQPTDWAYQALSNLIERYGCVAGYPNGTYRGNRAMTRYEAAALLNACLDRITEVTDELKRLMKEFERELAVLRGRVDGLEARVGELEATQFSTTTKLRGLATFVVGGNSFSGTQYGNPVNTVTLPGGVGGFGTAPGIVTPTASSGLTADGLPMNPNQANAVLGIPNSQSNRRTLGATTFNYDVRLILDSSFTGSDLLRTVLRAGNFLGANGSAYGQGLTFLETAFEEPAGDNVVGINRLFYNFPVGKSFSVTVGPRVRVDDAGMLGMWPSVYPADTVLDFFTYAGSPGAYNLNGFGGGAGLTYSDVLGAKGVTLSTNYVSSNAGDGNPNNGGLMTEGSSSASVTQLAYTGGKFPVIGGSAWGLAAAYTYAQNMGLPSGTILATRFGTAGSNNSVGISGYWVPENTGWIPSVSTGWGTTASESSTIWNNTKWARSNSWYLGLQWPDTFVKGNDLGMAVGQAPFMTTNGGGNSTDGYAKVAGTNGNLDSNYMWEWWYKFQVTDNITVTPALYYIQNYDGQIGKINISNGQYNASSNVFGGLLKTTFKF
- a CDS encoding lysylphosphatidylglycerol synthase transmembrane domain-containing protein, with product MRRRWLFGLVAALAIYLGLTTAFGIQEVSATLGQLHWRWWILAPAICLGSHLVLIGRWSYYLRQLGFPLSLKPAAKIYAAGLALIAAPGRSGEAVRGLWLQRRHGFPLTVGVGITLAERLADLASALLVLSWGLGEQVWIAMLIGLAVLGVGGWVLTHPRVLRRLEHWLESLPLHQRWNGLIRLLREALLAMGRMRQLMKPKPLIAGTLLACVCWMIEAGLLVALYHALGVELSLHQTAVIRTATGLGGVISLLPAGLGTSEATSIGLAMLYGADRSQALAVTLLLRLCTLAIPCLVGVLALMRQPDLSRAAQSR
- a CDS encoding iron uptake porin; translation: MKLFQKLLLAPAALGLLAPVAANAADVNIAGLSQYGTEEQVTSITQFSDVQPTDWAYQALSNLIERYGCVAGYPNGTYRGNRAMTRYEAAALLNACLDRITEVTDELKRLMKEFERELAVLRGRVDGLEARVGELEATQFSTTTKLRGQATFVLGANSFGGTQYGNQVNLKLPGAAGRLINAVPGGVQVDPRAFGATATVNGAQVDAGNALIGINQGALAEIGTPQYNKANYGATVFNYDVRLNFDTSFTGKDLLRTTLRSGNFFGNGTTGISPYGIGLTFLEVATNSANVANTVEVNRLFYNFPVGKSFSVTAGALVRMDDAGMLGMWPSVYPADTVLDFFTYAGAPGAYNTGGGLGSGAGFTYNDVLGAKGVTLSTNYVSANGNVGNPNVGGGGIMTEGSSSTSVTQLGFTGDKAPLVGGSAWGFAAAYAYSQNMALPVGTPLALTTGVGALGQGVSSNNVGLSGYWVPENTGWIPSVSTGWGITSFNLNTPKNNVLGLNTTRNPQANSWYVGLQWPDTFVKGNDLGMAVGQAPFITKNAGGNTSSLSGINGNLDSNYMWEWWYKFQVTDNITVTPALYYINNYGGQLGKINISNGSYSAKNDVFGGLLKTTFKF